GAAGGACTGTTCCATTTATTCCTGATTAAAATGATCCTGATGTTCTTTGGAATGTCGTTCTTCAAACATCTTTTTTCGGAATTCCTGAAACTGCTTTCTTTGTTCGGGGTTTAGTATTTTTCGAATGGCCAAGGCCTCTTCAAAGCGCTGAGTCATGAGTTCTGTCTGCAATTTTTGGGATTCTTGAAAAAGTTGCCGGATTTCCTGGTCGCTTGAGCTCCCTTCCATGGCTTCTTTTAATTTATTTCTCGCTT
The Deltaproteobacteria bacterium DNA segment above includes these coding regions:
- a CDS encoding Spy/CpxP family protein refolding chaperone codes for the protein MKFKKHLIKIIVLGGMLAFSFRGFAQESRGFAPHDFKNSALFKELKLSETQKKQIQKIHETNHESFKANRQASKEARNKLKEAMEGSSSDQEIRQLFQESQKLQTELMTQRFEEALAIRKILNPEQRKQFQEFRKKMFEERHSKEHQDHFNQE